A stretch of DNA from Pyxicephalus adspersus chromosome 5, UCB_Pads_2.0, whole genome shotgun sequence:
CcccattgttttaataaagtggCTTGTTAAGCAAAGGTTTACCCTGAAAAGTTTTAAAGCCATCACCCATATTCCTATATGTCCTATTTGTTGACCTAATTAATCAATGTTTGCTCTACATTGAAAGTAGTCTAAAATAAAGTACCTAAATAAAATCTAACACTCAAAAGCATTGTTTCTACTCTATGAATAGGAGTCTAATACTGGTAAAGAGTgttattgagaaaataaataaactgctgAAAGTTTAAAacctaatatacataaaaatatggcATAAAAAGAACTATCAATTGGGCAATGGAGAATTTTCAGGGAATTAAATTATTCTGAATTTGGCACTTCCAGATTAGAAATCAAAAAACAGCATAACAAATATGGGTAATGGTCAATggtttttgaaaagaaaattgtgCCGACTagccattttctcatttttataaaaaaaaaaaaaaaaaaaaacatcattttgcaAGCTAGCCCTTCAAGTATTCATGAAGAACACACTAAAAAAGTTTAGTGTGCTAGTTTTTGGTCACAGCCAGTATTGGCTGTAGTAATTTAAACTCTAGAGAGGACACAATTTTACCCCCAAAAATAGCTCTCTGCGCAACAGtttatggaaaataaacattgatgGAATAAAATATAGCCCAAAAGATTTaaaacctatattaaaaaaaacaaaaaaaaaaaaaaaaagaaaactatttaacATACATAACCCCCACCCcaatataaaaattttacatttggcGTAAAATCAGAACAGTTCTGTGCTATTTTCAGCTGAAACAAACAGATAATGGATGgcagagaaaaataataatttacaaggCAATATGATCTGGAAGAACACATCTACatcgtaaaaaaaaataaaaaaaatcaatcctctTGCAGAAAGCAGTTTTCTTCAATATCTTTAGTTTTAGCAAATTCAATGGTTGTAGCACTTTGTAGTGAAGTCCATGGTGATGTACATAAAGTCTCTTTCCTAGTGTCCTAGGTGTCTCTTCACCTCAAATGACAGTCAGATTTAATAGGCTTGTGTGTGTTGGTAAATATACATGCTGAACATGATCCACTGAAGCTCTGCATACTGGACATGACTGTTGGTAGGATAGAAAGTATTTGGTTACTAAATGAACTGCATTTTACACAACTTGTGCTTGATTGCAAACTCTTTTTAAACAACACATTCTTTAATTTAATGTCTGTACTTGAAATCATACTTTGTCTTTATTGGCTATAAATACGTCCAAGTCTTTTTATTGCCTTTGTAAAGGACACTTGCTTTGGGTCCATCCAGAACAGATGAGATGTAATTGTAAAGGGAATGCTGGGGAAGGGATGTTATGGGCACTCTGTGGCTCTGGATCAGCAGCCCTCCACATCTTGAAATGGTGCGGTGGTGGATTTAGGAAAGTATACCTTTCTTCATAAAGGATAAACACAGATTGGGTTAgatgtaatggggggggggggacaagcgAGTAAATGTAGTACtttaattgaataaatttaatGTAGAGAAAAGGTAAGGGTGTGTTGTAGGTACAGGCGTGTTggtcaagaaaataaaaaaaagaagtaacatTTCTTAAAGCCTGAAATTATGTAAACtgatcatttgaaaaaaataagaaagaaaaaaaaaaaactagcaaaagtTTAGATCATTTATATGGCAAATATTAGGAAGTGTACCTCTTACCTGTAACTGATTGGCACATCCCTCGCAGCAAACCATATGCCCACACGGGCAGAAGGCAGAGTTGATTTCTTCCTCACAACACACCATGCACAGCATGGCCTCTTTCAGTTTTCTCAGCTTCTCCTGCAGGGCTTTTGTTTGCTGACAGCTGAAGCTCTCACAGCTATTACAGTCCAGAGAACTTTCAGACATCTTGAGAGGGGAACTCGGCTCGCTATGCTCACTCCTTGGCACCAAATCCATAATACCAGCATTGTATAAGGCTCTTCTTGCATGGTCATAGACTTCCTTTGATGTTCTTCTGATGTCAAATACATACTTTTTCCCAACATTTATATTGTCGTTTAGAAAAAGAGATGCCAAGTGACCCTTAAGATCTCTGCTGTACTGCATCATAACAGCACTTGTAACTGTGTCACATCTTgaataaaaggagaaaatgaaGGGTTAAATGAAATTCAATTGTTATGATAGGTTCACATTAATCACATTCTACCAAAACGGGCCATCTTACTGCAGGTTCCAGTGTGCGTACATTGGCGTATACCTATCAAAGCTTTACAAACTTTTGGTGACAgacaaataactgtatttttaaagtttaacaatgtatttgtacattagtCCATGTAAACTAAAAGTGAAAGCTAGCACTGAGGAACATGGAGATtgtcaaacataaaacataagttTAGGGTCTCAGCTCTTGAGAGACCAAATGGGAATATTATAGACAGCATGTGATGGATGTTACCATATACATCCCTCTACAACCGAACGCTTACCAACTTTACAGTATAAGTTGGTAGTCCTGGTATTTGATGGTCAAACTGATCTGAGCTATTGAATGTTAAATCACAAAGTCGCTtcatagacttttttttcaacacataCATACCTGTAAAATGCATGTGTTTCCGTTATTGCTCTGTAGAGACCACTAGCTGCCCTTGTGCTGATGACTTTAAAAAGAAGAACCAAGCTATTCCCAGACTCCTTTGTTATTGTCAAATACACATTCTTCCCTGACTGAGTTGCCATTTGAATCACTGGATACGTAATTCTgcgggataaaaaaaaaaaaaaaaatgtataacaaatttttaaacaaatttcatGTTTTCAGCATTCACATTTGctctaaataaatttattttagtattgttCCAACATAAAAAGCTTAGTTTTTACAAGAAAGGCCACAAACTGGTAGCAGTAATAAAGTGGTAATACTCAGATACGTTTCATGAGATGCAGGCCATGATGTGGTGCCTCATGCATACTCTTGACTAACAGTAATGAGACAGCCCGTCATGGCTATCAGGTCAGTTGACGGAGTTCTCCTTCATAAAGCACTTCCCAAACTCTTCCCCCTCACATTCGCTAAGCATTAACACATTTGTTATTAATGTAGATCTTGATAAGCATGTATATTTAAACAAGAAGCATAAAGTCATTTGATTATATGATTGCAAGCAACTACCTTTttctaaaattactaaaatagGAGCAAATCTACAGTACTGTAGTTAAACTGTCCTCTACATTGTGCCAGGAAGAAGCATTATTGGACTTATTACAATGAATTATGTAATACCTACCTGTTAATTAAACTGAAGTCTTCTTTGCAGATTGATACACCCTCAGGGCCAATTCCTACGATAAGCTTTTGTCCCTCAGCATCTCGTGCAGAATGCCATTCTACCCCATAGTTTTCCAGTGTGGACACAATCTGAAGGACCTGATATTCTCCGGACCCTTGGCCTAGTCCTTCCAAACCTTTATGCTTCTCAATAATACTGTTTGGGAGAGAGGGGGGAAATCATTAGTTATGTTGCACAAATAAATGCAATCTActtaaacataaatttaaaacatgTACTAAGTTTGTCTGTTGACAACATTACAAGCTCGGATAACCTCGCTTTGTGGATTTTCTTATATCAATATTATTGGATGATCTACTAAATGTACACACTGCTGGAAAATCTCATTATGATTAGAAGAGATTGTATTAGGCATAAGCTACAAGTTAAACTTGCAGAAACAATGATCATAATGTTTTACCCTTATTTGACTTTAAGATGTGGTAAAACAGATGaattgcatcatggatgtgcagctgaccaATTTGTAGCAACTACATGATGCCATCACATCAACATGGAGCAAGGTTCTAAGTTCCAAGCACTTTGCGGAATCTATGCCTCAAAAGAACCAAGTCAGTTCTAAAGGggacgggaaaaaaaaaaaaaaggctaactaGCAAAGTGTACTTAATAATGCTGCCTGTGAGTGTATAATTGTATAAAGTATCTTACATATGCTCAAATGCATATGCTTCCAAATATAGATTTAAACCATGTGGCAAAATggaaaacattagaaaataaacGTTATGTGTACCAGGTAGTCTCCAGCTTACCACACCTATGTTTACAGTGGCTAGAGAATAATTGGTTTTCCTAAGTTAACAGGCTCTGCACGAGGAACCTTCAAGAGGAAGTCATTTGTACTAGTACAGAAACATTCTAGGTTTAAAATGTAAACCGACTACCTTCTAgaccaaactcaaatacacagtgggccaaatttaaaaacttagacaaagtcgtgggccaaacttgaaacttaaatagcaccgctactacaattccctgcgttaagaaaacagtccaatgcagggcttaatgttatgagtggcttgAACTCCCTTTTCCCCTCCCTTGCTGAAATAGCAATGTTACCACAATTCCCTGCGTCCaaacataggcagagagcccgctggtctatagatgcaagtgatgccgggaattgtagtagcagcgctattttaatgcagcggtgggcaagctgcaattcatatttcggattcctttgggggccaaaaaaaaaagcacgctgcaagccagagtttgacacccctgttttagaccAACATTTTAGGATGAATTCAAATAAATTTTATAGCTTGCCCACAGTATAATTACAGCATGCAGTAACACTACCCTGGAACAAGCTAGTCCATTTCTGTTTTCCCTACTATAACAAATCAACAATCAGACAAATTTGATCTACCACATATAAGGAACATCCTAAAACAAGACTTACCTTTCTGAAGCGGCAGTTTCTAGCTCCTTTGAGCACAAATTCTGATAGCAGTACTGGGCAGTGTTCTGATTATAATCCCCATATTCCAGCTGCGCTAGGAGTGCACTTAGTTCCACCGCCTGCTCTGGAGTACACTGGAGGCGACCCGCCAAAAGATCAtcttttatgtgcaaaaaaaacatgtgcCTAAAGGAGAGGGGGGGGAAAAAGCATTAAGATAAAACAAGCTGATGatttttctgtaaacattttcacttttgttttaatatgcaaCCAACAGTTTAAAACTTTCATAGAAATCCCCACTTGATGTGGGAAAGTAAAATGTTCAAAGACATGGATTTATTTTGAGACAGCGAATAATACACCATCAGTTTAGTTCTTTTAAAGGAAGAACAATTTCCAATCACTTGCCACAACAGCTGAACTAGCCCTTTGCTGTAATGAATATACTGAAACGTATGCATTTTAGAGACCCTTGTGGTAAGTAACAGGCTGAGTTATCCAGGTTCACAGAAAGATGTAAAAATGCCTCATGGCAGCAAAGCCTGCTAGTGGAAATATCGGACTTGACAAAAGTAAgtagaaataaaactaaaaggaTAGTAGGGAAACAAACTAATGCTTCGTGCCAAGACACAAATGATCATACATCAGTTAAAAGATGCCTCAAgcattaaacataatttatatctCTCTCTACAAGTAATTGTTTAGCTTCCTCTTCAAATTTCTATGGGACTCTGCCAATTATAAAATGTCAGCAATAAAACCTAGCCACTCCTAGTTGAAAATTCTTATAAGCCCATGACAATCTTCTTAGACTATTACACTAATCTGGGAATACCATGGGTGACCTCTAAAAGATGGAGGTGTTTATGATACCGACTACCAGAGTACTTCACAGACTAAAGAGGCATAATACATTCTATCTTCAGTGTAATCTTGCAATTTAGGAATTCCTCAGCATGTCTGGAGTAAATAAGCAACTGCAAGCTAGCACAAGCTTTAATAAAGAGTTAGGCCTTGTTTGTTAAAGTCTTCATTTAACACATTATTGCTTGAATGAGCTCAAAGAGCTGAACTATAGATGATCACACTACATGGAAAATATCGAAATGTTAATATTCTGTGTAAAAAGATTTAGCAGCATAACTTTACAGATCATGCTACCAGTTGAGTGGGTGCGACATAAGTCTCTCAGTAACTTGTTCACATAATATAAGGTGATTCATCAACATATACAAATCTGTTCACACATGTCTCATCTAAG
This window harbors:
- the MYLIP gene encoding E3 ubiquitin-protein ligase MYLIP isoform X1, which encodes MSPPGVDDLDRKLPITVFWKIEYTQPTCDVLQTVRTKKVCKRLGIIEVDYFGLQFSGNKGENLWLNLRNRISQQMDGLAPFRMKLKVKFFVEPHLILQEQTRHMFFLHIKDDLLAGRLQCTPEQAVELSALLAQLEYGDYNQNTAQYCYQNLCSKELETAASESIIEKHKGLEGLGQGSGEYQVLQIVSTLENYGVEWHSARDAEGQKLIVGIGPEGVSICKEDFSLINRITYPVIQMATQSGKNVYLTITKESGNSLVLLFKVISTRAASGLYRAITETHAFYRCDTVTSAVMMQYSRDLKGHLASLFLNDNINVGKKYVFDIRRTSKEVYDHARRALYNAGIMDLVPRSEHSEPSSPLKMSESSLDCNSCESFSCQQTKALQEKLRKLKEAMLCMVCCEEEINSAFCPCGHMVCCEGCANQLQSCPVCRASVDHVQHVYLPTHTSLLNLTVI
- the MYLIP gene encoding E3 ubiquitin-protein ligase MYLIP isoform X2; amino-acid sequence: MLCYVTRPDAVVMEVEVDAKANGEDCLNQVCKRLGIIEVDYFGLQFSGNKGENLWLNLRNRISQQMDGLAPFRMKLKVKFFVEPHLILQEQTRHMFFLHIKDDLLAGRLQCTPEQAVELSALLAQLEYGDYNQNTAQYCYQNLCSKELETAASESIIEKHKGLEGLGQGSGEYQVLQIVSTLENYGVEWHSARDAEGQKLIVGIGPEGVSICKEDFSLINRITYPVIQMATQSGKNVYLTITKESGNSLVLLFKVISTRAASGLYRAITETHAFYRCDTVTSAVMMQYSRDLKGHLASLFLNDNINVGKKYVFDIRRTSKEVYDHARRALYNAGIMDLVPRSEHSEPSSPLKMSESSLDCNSCESFSCQQTKALQEKLRKLKEAMLCMVCCEEEINSAFCPCGHMVCCEGCANQLQSCPVCRASVDHVQHVYLPTHTSLLNLTVI
- the MYLIP gene encoding E3 ubiquitin-protein ligase MYLIP isoform X3; this encodes MLHETWQQFSRSYVRAGQVCKRLGIIEVDYFGLQFSGNKGENLWLNLRNRISQQMDGLAPFRMKLKVKFFVEPHLILQEQTRHMFFLHIKDDLLAGRLQCTPEQAVELSALLAQLEYGDYNQNTAQYCYQNLCSKELETAASESIIEKHKGLEGLGQGSGEYQVLQIVSTLENYGVEWHSARDAEGQKLIVGIGPEGVSICKEDFSLINRITYPVIQMATQSGKNVYLTITKESGNSLVLLFKVISTRAASGLYRAITETHAFYRCDTVTSAVMMQYSRDLKGHLASLFLNDNINVGKKYVFDIRRTSKEVYDHARRALYNAGIMDLVPRSEHSEPSSPLKMSESSLDCNSCESFSCQQTKALQEKLRKLKEAMLCMVCCEEEINSAFCPCGHMVCCEGCANQLQSCPVCRASVDHVQHVYLPTHTSLLNLTVI
- the MYLIP gene encoding E3 ubiquitin-protein ligase MYLIP isoform X4, with the translated sequence MSPPGVDDLDRKLPITVFWKIEYTQPTCDVLQTVRTKKVCKRLGIIEVDYFGLQFSGNKGENLWLNLRNRISQQMDGLAPFRMKLKVKFFVEPHLILQEQTRHMFFLHIKDDLLAGRLQCTPEQAVELSALLAQLEYGDYNQNTAQYCYQNLCSKELETAASESIIEKHKGLEGLGQGSGEYQVLQIVSTLENYGVEWHSARDAEGQKLIVGIGPEGVSICKEDFSLINRITYPVIQMATQSGKNVYLTITKESGNSLVLLFKVISTRAASGLYRAITETHAFYRCDTVTSAVMMQYSRDLKGHLASLFLNDNINVGKKYVFDIRRTSKEVYDHARRALYNAGIMDLVPRSEHSEPSSPLKMSESSLDCNSCESFSCQQTKALQEKLRKLKEAMLCMVCCEEEINSAFCPCGHMVCCEGCANQLQKGILS
- the MYLIP gene encoding E3 ubiquitin-protein ligase MYLIP isoform X5, with the translated sequence MDGLAPFRMKLKVKFFVEPHLILQEQTRHMFFLHIKDDLLAGRLQCTPEQAVELSALLAQLEYGDYNQNTAQYCYQNLCSKELETAASESIIEKHKGLEGLGQGSGEYQVLQIVSTLENYGVEWHSARDAEGQKLIVGIGPEGVSICKEDFSLINRITYPVIQMATQSGKNVYLTITKESGNSLVLLFKVISTRAASGLYRAITETHAFYRCDTVTSAVMMQYSRDLKGHLASLFLNDNINVGKKYVFDIRRTSKEVYDHARRALYNAGIMDLVPRSEHSEPSSPLKMSESSLDCNSCESFSCQQTKALQEKLRKLKEAMLCMVCCEEEINSAFCPCGHMVCCEGCANQLQSCPVCRASVDHVQHVYLPTHTSLLNLTVI